In one Lycium barbarum isolate Lr01 chromosome 7, ASM1917538v2, whole genome shotgun sequence genomic region, the following are encoded:
- the LOC132602928 gene encoding uncharacterized protein LOC132602928, with the protein MAESYMSPFDVASLKETLCAQQQLLQKLYSELDEEREASSSAASEALSMILRLQGEKAAVKMEAEQYKRLAEEKMCHAEESLAIFEDLFYQKEMEIAALEYQVQAYRYKLLSTGSVDPGISEFKYPENLLQRNETLAGEMSLQALGRRNSAPPFPLKFLKKGAMEMDDSSSERDSNSKTVEEYTGQDMNEQQSDTEKKTDISTTGSINSYWQQIRQLDDRVKEITGVSYANLRSETRSPSPLSQRSIKISRSENEMYQPKLHVSKPENDTPADSGCSPNVLDVFEVPRADKDTIDIGLPPKHDRKIILHSDERLDRPDSAQQEAAKQLVKDEADLLKKYFVSAQRENKLRRASEAAALTCHLAISRPTASVSESSEFHQLNRTSEIVEVGREATTQDMAREEELKLLHDIKEQLNLMQSEIQSLKTDKLPPSDDEPSLLLLSEAMIHFWL; encoded by the exons ATGGCTGAAAGTTATATGTCTCCATTTGATGTTGCTTCTTTGAAAGAAACACTATGTGCTCAGCAACAGCTTCTACAGAAGCTTTACAGTGAGTTGGATGAGGAAAGAGAAGCCTCTTCTAGTGCTGCTAGTGAAGCGTTATCGATGATCTTGCGTCTCCAAGGAGAAAAAGCTGCAGTAAAAATGGAAGCCGAACAGTACAAGCGATTAGCTGAGGAGAAAATGTGTCACGCTGAGGAGTCATTAGCCATTTTCGAGGATCTTTTCTATCAAAAGGAGATGGAGATAGCTGCCTTAGAGTATCAGGTGCAAGCCTATAGGTATAAGCTGTTGAGCACGGGTTCTGTGGACCCCGGGATCAGTGAATTTAAATATCCTGAGAATTTGTTGCAAAGAAACGAGACTTTAGCAGGAGAAATGAGTCTCCAAGCCCTTGGAAGGCGTAACTCTGCCCCTCCTTTTCCTCTGAAATTTCTGAAAAAGGGTGCTATGGAAATGGATGATTCAAGTTCGGAAAGAGATTCGAATTCCAAAACAGTGGAGGAATACACAGGGCAAGATATGAACGAGCAGCAGTCGGATACAGAGAAGAAGACTGATATTTCCACGACTGGAAGTATCAATTCGTATTGGCAACAGATTCGTCAGTTGGATGATCGAGTGAAAGAGATTACAGGAGTTAGCTACGCGAACTTGAGGAGTGAAACGAGGTCTCCTTCGCCTCTTTCTCAAAGAAGCATTAAGATAAGCAGATCAGAAAATGAAATGTACCAGCCTAAGCTTCACGTCAGCAAACCAGAAAATGACACACCTGCTGATTCGGGTTGTTCTCCAAACGTTCTTGATGTCTTCGAAGTGCCTCGAGCGGATAAGGATACAATCGACATTGGATTGCCTCCTAAACATGATCGCAAGATCATTTTGCATAGTGATGAAAGGCTCGACAGACCAGATTCTGCTCAACAAGAGGCTGCAAAACAGTTGGTTAAAGATGAAGCTGATTTGCTAAAGAAATACTTCGTATCTGCACAGCGCGAGAACAAGTTACGAAGAGCAAGTGAAGCTGCTGCGCTTACCTGCCATTTGGCAATATCTCGCCCTACAGCCAGCGTTTCCGAGTCTAGTGAGTTTCATCAGCTCAATCGTACATCTGAGAtagttgaagttggaagagaAGCGACAACACAAGATATGGCTCGAGAAGAAGAGCTGAAGTTGTTACATGACATTAAAGAGCAACTAAATTTGATGCAATCTGAAATCCAAAGCTTGAAAACTGACAAGCTCCCTCCAAGTGATGATGAACCATCCTTACTTCTTCTATCAGAG GCGATGATTCACTTTTGGCTCTGA